The following are from one region of the Gryllotalpicola protaetiae genome:
- a CDS encoding SGNH/GDSL hydrolase family protein has translation MRRSSKALLAVGVTAAAVGGGYAWYRWLMKRQATWQRILADNIPVHSAYWRARRELPGDVLYIAIGDSAAQGIGASRPARSYVGVIAKRLEKLSGRSIRVINLGISGATLSTALEKELPRFARLRPELVADAIVTVCIGANDIAGWDAARFSSQIDEVLSRLPAHAIVADLPSFYFLPGERTAVQANRMLRAAAARHGLRVVDLHETMKQEGMLGVATQFAGDLFHPNDRGYDVWANAFEAAVEDRLEQVLRAQSPADQESVSGSSDSSPRSQSRASTNTSSA, from the coding sequence ATGCGCCGAAGCTCGAAGGCCCTGCTCGCCGTCGGCGTCACCGCTGCGGCCGTCGGGGGCGGATACGCCTGGTACCGCTGGCTGATGAAACGGCAGGCCACGTGGCAGCGGATTCTGGCCGACAACATCCCGGTGCACAGCGCCTACTGGCGCGCGCGGCGCGAACTGCCGGGCGACGTCCTCTACATCGCGATCGGCGATTCGGCAGCGCAGGGCATCGGCGCCTCGCGGCCCGCGCGCAGCTACGTCGGCGTGATCGCGAAGCGACTCGAGAAGCTGTCAGGGCGAAGCATCCGTGTCATCAATCTCGGCATCTCGGGCGCGACGCTGTCCACCGCGCTCGAGAAGGAGCTGCCCCGGTTCGCCAGGCTCAGACCCGAGCTCGTCGCGGACGCGATCGTGACCGTCTGCATCGGGGCGAACGACATCGCCGGGTGGGACGCTGCGCGGTTCTCGTCGCAGATCGACGAGGTGCTCTCGCGCCTTCCGGCCCACGCGATCGTCGCCGACCTGCCGAGTTTCTACTTCCTGCCGGGTGAGCGCACAGCGGTGCAGGCCAATCGGATGCTTCGGGCGGCCGCCGCCCGCCACGGCCTGCGCGTCGTCGACCTGCACGAGACGATGAAGCAGGAGGGCATGCTGGGCGTCGCCACGCAGTTCGCGGGCGACCTGTTCCACCCGAACGACCGAGGCTACGACGTGTGGGCGAACGCCTTCGAGGCTGCGGTGGAGGACCGGCTCGAGCAGGTGCTTCGGGCTCAGAGCCCTGCCGATCAGGAATCCGTCTCTGGCTCTTCTGACAGCAGCCCGCGGAGCCAGTCGCGCGCCTCGACGAACACCTCGTCTGCGTAG
- a CDS encoding LCP family protein yields the protein MSESGRGPVLRHARAAGRHPLALAAKIVASVVSVAVVSSLGIAAIAVADISHNVQTNAQVHLVQQKDVGQTAPPVTKTIEPEATALAGEFNVLLVGTDTRTGQGGQFDSKAELRASSGAGNNDVTMLLHVNAAHTAATVVSFPRDLVIPIPSCPSPKGGWYSAMSAQMLNTSLTYGGLTCPVLTIEKLIGIDDINYAAEISFDGVAAMSDAVGGVPVCLATPINDPYVGLNLPAGTSTIQGQQALQFLRSRHGVEDGSDLARISNQQNFLSSLLRTITSAGTLGNPIKLYQLAAAATQNMTLSDTMGDAKTMVGMAVALKSIPLSQITFVQYPVLTDPTNPNRVVPDTYGAPILAKAIQNDQPVVLSATTGRGTELAPSSTPSAPAGAATAPPATGTATAPPGDVTLSKNATGQTADQQTCTKGVTGHPGE from the coding sequence ATGAGCGAGTCGGGGCGTGGGCCGGTGCTGCGGCACGCACGCGCCGCCGGCAGGCATCCGCTCGCCCTGGCTGCGAAGATCGTGGCCTCCGTCGTCAGTGTCGCGGTCGTCAGCTCGCTCGGGATCGCCGCGATCGCGGTGGCCGACATCAGCCACAACGTGCAGACGAACGCGCAGGTCCACCTCGTCCAGCAGAAGGACGTCGGTCAGACCGCGCCGCCCGTGACGAAGACCATCGAGCCCGAGGCGACGGCGCTCGCCGGGGAGTTCAACGTGCTGCTCGTCGGCACCGACACGCGCACGGGCCAGGGCGGACAGTTCGACAGCAAGGCGGAACTGCGGGCGTCGAGCGGCGCGGGCAACAACGACGTCACGATGCTGCTGCACGTCAACGCCGCTCACACCGCGGCGACGGTCGTCAGCTTCCCGCGCGACCTCGTCATCCCGATTCCCTCGTGCCCGAGCCCCAAGGGCGGCTGGTACAGCGCGATGTCGGCGCAGATGCTGAACACCTCGCTCACCTACGGCGGGCTGACCTGCCCGGTGCTCACGATCGAGAAGCTGATCGGCATCGATGACATCAACTACGCGGCAGAGATCAGCTTCGACGGGGTTGCGGCGATGTCGGATGCCGTGGGCGGCGTTCCCGTCTGCCTCGCGACCCCCATCAACGACCCGTACGTCGGGCTGAACCTGCCAGCTGGAACGAGCACCATCCAGGGCCAGCAGGCGCTGCAGTTCCTGCGTTCGCGACACGGCGTCGAGGACGGCAGCGACCTCGCCCGCATCAGCAATCAGCAGAACTTCCTGTCGTCGCTGCTGCGCACGATCACCTCTGCGGGAACGCTCGGCAACCCGATCAAGCTCTACCAACTGGCCGCCGCCGCGACCCAGAACATGACCCTCTCCGACACGATGGGCGACGCGAAGACGATGGTCGGCATGGCGGTCGCGCTGAAGAGCATCCCGCTGTCGCAGATCACCTTCGTGCAGTACCCGGTGCTGACCGATCCGACCAACCCGAACCGGGTGGTTCCCGACACCTACGGCGCGCCGATTCTGGCGAAGGCGATTCAGAACGATCAGCCCGTCGTTCTCTCGGCGACGACAGGCCGCGGCACCGAGCTGGCGCCGAGTTCGACGCCGTCTGCGCCCGCGGGCGCGGCGACGGCACCGCCCGCCACCGGGACCGCGACGGCGCCCCCCGGCGACGTGACGCTGAGCAAGAACGCGACCGGTCAGACCGCCGATCAGCAGACCTGCACGAAGGGCGTGACCGGCCACCCGGGTGAGTGA
- the serS gene encoding serine--tRNA ligase produces MIDPVLLRENPDVVRASQAARGESPDTVDAALAADQQRRAAITEFESLRAEQNAHGKLVAKAPKEEKQALVAQAQQLAARVKAAQAAVTDAEADFEASVRRLGNVIVAGVPSGGEDDYVVVKTVGEIPTFDFEPRDHLELGELLGAIDMVRGAKVSGSRFDFLRGIGARLELAIMNLALDKALANDFVPLITPTLVKPEIMQGTGFLGAHADEIYRLEADDLYLTGTSEVALAGYHSDEILDLEAGPLRYAGWSTCYRREAGSAGKDTRGIIRVHQFNKLEMFVYAKPEDAEAEHARLLGWQEEMMAALGLSYRVIDTAAGDLGSSAARKYDVEAWVPTQGTYRELTSTSNCTTFQARRLGIRYRPGDEVGAKTAAVATLNGTLATTRWIVALLETHQLADGSVRVPEALRPYLGGLELITPVAAR; encoded by the coding sequence GTGATCGACCCTGTTCTGCTGCGCGAGAATCCCGACGTCGTCAGAGCCTCGCAGGCGGCCAGGGGCGAGTCCCCCGACACGGTCGACGCGGCGCTCGCCGCCGACCAACAGCGTCGGGCGGCGATCACCGAGTTCGAGTCGCTGCGCGCCGAGCAGAACGCGCACGGCAAGCTGGTCGCGAAGGCTCCGAAGGAAGAGAAGCAGGCGCTCGTCGCGCAGGCCCAGCAGCTGGCCGCGCGCGTCAAGGCGGCGCAGGCCGCGGTCACCGACGCCGAGGCGGACTTCGAGGCATCCGTTCGCCGCCTCGGCAACGTCATCGTCGCTGGGGTCCCGTCGGGCGGGGAGGACGACTACGTCGTCGTCAAGACGGTCGGCGAGATCCCGACCTTCGACTTCGAGCCGCGCGACCACCTCGAGCTCGGCGAGCTGCTCGGTGCCATCGACATGGTGCGCGGCGCGAAGGTCTCGGGTTCGCGCTTCGACTTCCTGCGCGGCATCGGCGCGCGTCTCGAGCTCGCGATCATGAACCTCGCTCTTGACAAGGCACTCGCGAACGACTTCGTGCCGCTCATCACGCCGACGCTCGTGAAGCCCGAGATCATGCAGGGCACCGGATTCCTGGGCGCGCACGCCGATGAGATCTACCGCCTCGAGGCGGACGACCTGTACCTCACGGGCACGAGCGAGGTTGCGCTCGCCGGGTACCACTCCGATGAGATCCTCGACCTCGAGGCAGGGCCGCTGCGCTACGCCGGCTGGTCGACCTGCTACCGGCGCGAGGCGGGGTCCGCAGGCAAGGACACCCGCGGCATCATCCGCGTGCACCAGTTCAACAAGCTCGAGATGTTCGTCTACGCCAAGCCGGAGGACGCGGAGGCCGAGCACGCCCGCCTGCTCGGCTGGCAGGAGGAGATGATGGCGGCGCTCGGGCTGAGCTACCGCGTCATCGACACCGCCGCGGGCGATCTCGGCTCGAGCGCCGCCCGCAAGTACGACGTCGAGGCGTGGGTGCCCACGCAGGGCACCTACCGCGAGCTCACGTCGACCTCGAACTGCACGACGTTCCAGGCGCGCCGGCTCGGCATCCGCTACCGGCCCGGCGACGAGGTCGGCGCGAAGACCGCCGCGGTCGCGACCCTCAACGGCACGCTCGCGACCACCCGCTGGATCGTCGCACTCCTCGAGACGCACCAGCTGGCCGACGGCTCTGTACGCGTGCCGGAGGCGCTGCGGCCCTACCTCGGCGGCCTCGAGCTCATCACTCCGGTCGCGGCCCGATAG
- a CDS encoding nuclear transport factor 2 family protein, which translates to MNDAAPKLEAINRFFAAYATYDVDGMRDVMTPDIEWVIPGHHPLAGTKHGVDEVAEFITQLGKAGFRAEPLFLEANDHYVVDIHRGWTTDGIGSVDTLWALVWHFDGDNRIDRVVNLSADQHQMDAYVWANYRLAPLPARLASGR; encoded by the coding sequence ATGAACGACGCAGCGCCCAAGCTTGAGGCCATCAACAGGTTCTTCGCCGCATATGCCACCTACGACGTCGACGGGATGCGGGACGTGATGACGCCCGACATCGAATGGGTTATCCCCGGACACCATCCCCTGGCGGGAACCAAGCACGGCGTCGACGAGGTCGCGGAGTTCATCACCCAACTCGGCAAAGCAGGATTTCGTGCTGAGCCGCTATTCCTAGAAGCCAACGACCACTACGTCGTCGACATCCATCGAGGCTGGACCACGGACGGGATCGGGAGTGTTGACACTCTCTGGGCGCTCGTCTGGCACTTCGACGGCGACAACAGAATCGACCGAGTCGTCAACCTCAGCGCGGACCAGCACCAGATGGATGCCTACGTCTGGGCGAACTATCGCCTCGCGCCGCTTCCAGCGCGCCTCGCGTCGGGGCGATGA
- a CDS encoding 2-phosphosulfolactate phosphatase has protein sequence MPQASAGETTQGSYEVRFDWGVEGLRSIASGTSVVIVIDTISFTTTVELGVGQGLEIEPFRTVDRDAAEQYAASIGARVAARRNEPGVSLSPTSMNAKNVAAFGARRAVIVSLNGARVSTEAASFGVPVVAANLRNYSAVARWILEHQRVLGHRAGVAIVAAGERHPGDLLRPAVEDQLAAGALVGALALLGIGSPSPEATVAAASFDRLRHAAGELLAESVSARQLAAAGQLASSGGFDDVTSAAQLDVSDVVPVMRDGVYRAEKAVRSQLV, from the coding sequence ATGCCCCAGGCGAGCGCCGGCGAGACCACACAAGGCAGCTACGAGGTGCGCTTCGACTGGGGGGTCGAGGGCCTCCGCAGCATCGCGTCAGGCACGAGCGTTGTCATCGTCATCGACACCATCTCCTTCACCACGACTGTCGAGCTCGGCGTCGGGCAGGGTTTGGAGATCGAGCCGTTTCGCACCGTCGATCGCGATGCCGCTGAGCAATACGCCGCGTCGATCGGCGCTCGCGTCGCCGCGCGCCGCAACGAACCAGGGGTGTCCCTCTCGCCGACGAGCATGAACGCGAAGAACGTTGCTGCCTTCGGCGCGCGGCGAGCCGTGATCGTGTCTTTGAACGGGGCGCGCGTCTCGACAGAGGCGGCCTCATTCGGCGTGCCCGTCGTGGCAGCGAACCTGCGCAACTACTCGGCCGTCGCGCGCTGGATCCTCGAGCATCAACGCGTCCTCGGGCACCGTGCGGGCGTCGCCATCGTGGCCGCGGGCGAACGCCATCCCGGCGACCTCCTGCGGCCCGCTGTCGAGGACCAGCTCGCGGCCGGCGCGCTCGTCGGCGCCCTTGCCTTGCTCGGCATCGGCTCCCCGTCGCCCGAAGCGACCGTCGCTGCGGCCTCGTTCGACAGGCTGCGGCATGCGGCAGGCGAGCTGCTTGCGGAATCCGTGAGCGCTCGTCAACTCGCGGCCGCCGGCCAACTCGCGTCTTCCGGCGGCTTCGACGACGTCACCAGCGCCGCTCAGCTGGACGTCTCCGACGTCGTCCCGGTGATGCGTGACGGGGTCTATCGCGCAGAGAAGGCCGTGCGTTCGCAGCTCGTATGA
- a CDS encoding LCP family protein, producing the protein MTEPTNAQLRPRRGRPGRPTSIARHGRLTRRHPFVALGKILAGIAVVASVSAFSLAGIAVGDVVTSTKPAVVLVNPTTHKEVTKQQGIAALQGSFNVLLAGSDSGDGNAAYGKRGENLNDVTMVMHVSADHQHITVVSFPRDMLVPIPSCPKEDGSGSYSAMSSQKINVSLSYGGLACTVLTVEKLTGLSIPYAAVIQFDGVVDMSNAVGGVPVCLSGPIKDPYTGLNLPAGTSTIQGQQALAFLRTRHGVGDGSDLGRISNQQVFLSSLVRTIKSADTLGNPLKVYSLAKAAASNMQLSTSLSNVQTLASMAVALKGADLSNIVFVQFPTNYVPGGGAVAPDPAGERALLTALQNDEAVQVTGNTGIGSVQDPTHATTDAGATPPATAGSTPTTAPSDGASAPAGSGGAVALPDQVHGQSASDYTCSKPFSG; encoded by the coding sequence ATGACCGAGCCCACGAACGCACAGCTGCGCCCCCGGCGCGGCCGTCCTGGCCGCCCGACCTCGATCGCCCGCCACGGGCGACTCACGCGCAGGCATCCGTTCGTCGCACTGGGCAAGATCCTCGCGGGAATCGCCGTCGTCGCCTCGGTGAGCGCGTTCTCGCTCGCAGGAATCGCGGTCGGCGATGTGGTGACGTCGACCAAGCCCGCCGTCGTGCTCGTCAACCCGACCACGCATAAAGAGGTCACGAAGCAGCAGGGCATCGCGGCGCTGCAGGGCTCGTTCAACGTGCTGCTGGCGGGCTCCGACTCCGGCGACGGCAACGCGGCGTACGGCAAGCGCGGCGAGAACCTCAACGACGTCACGATGGTGATGCACGTCTCCGCCGATCATCAGCACATCACCGTCGTCAGCTTCCCGCGCGACATGCTCGTGCCGATCCCGTCGTGCCCGAAGGAGGACGGCAGCGGCAGCTACTCCGCGATGAGCTCGCAGAAGATCAACGTGTCGCTGTCATATGGCGGCCTCGCCTGCACCGTGCTCACGGTCGAGAAGCTCACCGGCCTGTCGATCCCCTACGCCGCGGTCATCCAGTTCGACGGCGTCGTCGACATGTCGAATGCGGTCGGCGGCGTGCCCGTGTGTCTCTCTGGCCCCATCAAGGACCCGTACACCGGCCTCAACCTTCCCGCAGGCACGAGCACCATCCAGGGCCAGCAGGCGCTCGCGTTCCTGCGCACCCGGCACGGTGTCGGCGACGGGTCGGACCTCGGCCGCATCAGCAACCAGCAGGTGTTCCTCTCGTCTCTCGTGCGCACGATCAAGTCGGCCGACACCCTCGGCAACCCGCTCAAGGTGTATTCGCTGGCGAAGGCCGCTGCGTCGAACATGCAGCTGTCGACGTCGCTGTCGAACGTGCAGACGTTGGCCTCGATGGCGGTCGCGCTGAAGGGCGCCGACCTGTCGAACATCGTCTTCGTGCAGTTCCCGACGAACTACGTGCCGGGCGGCGGCGCCGTGGCGCCGGACCCCGCAGGCGAGCGCGCGCTGCTCACCGCACTGCAGAACGACGAGGCGGTGCAGGTCACCGGCAACACCGGCATCGGCTCTGTGCAGGACCCGACACATGCGACGACGGATGCCGGCGCGACACCACCCGCCACAGCGGGCTCGACGCCGACGACGGCACCGAGCGACGGCGCCTCGGCCCCCGCGGGCTCCGGCGGCGCGGTGGCCCTTCCCGACCAGGTGCACGGCCAGTCGGCGAGCGACTACACCTGCTCGAAGCCCTTCAGCGGGTAG
- a CDS encoding diacylglycerol/lipid kinase family protein gives MSDPAPEIERASALTNTVAAVVNPVKGDPMRVRQAISRHAYSTGAGKPLWFETTIEDEGADAARRAVAAGARLVIASGGDGTVRAVAGALRHTGVALGIVPSGTGNLLARNLGLPIGNADAAVEVAFSGQDRVVDVGLAEFTSPDGVATENPFTVVAGVGVDAAMIANTNPFLKERFGWIAYIDGILRSVITSKPVRSKIVIKNADGSQATHTFDTHSVLVGNVGGLPGGAELIPDAQIDDGVLDVAIMHPRTIFGWLYIGRTILWENLVLRHTKLGRKLLRIQSRLSPNVLEYARGPVITVKLDSPVAAELDGDEFGVAQKAVFRNDPGSLIVRVP, from the coding sequence ATGAGCGACCCAGCGCCCGAGATCGAGCGCGCCAGCGCGCTCACGAACACGGTCGCCGCGGTCGTGAACCCGGTCAAGGGCGACCCGATGCGGGTACGGCAGGCGATCTCGCGGCACGCCTATTCGACGGGTGCGGGCAAACCGCTCTGGTTCGAGACGACGATCGAGGACGAGGGGGCGGATGCCGCGCGGCGCGCCGTCGCAGCAGGTGCGCGCCTCGTGATCGCCTCGGGCGGCGACGGCACCGTGCGCGCGGTCGCCGGCGCGCTGCGCCACACCGGTGTCGCGCTCGGAATCGTGCCGAGCGGCACCGGCAACCTGCTCGCACGCAACCTCGGACTGCCGATCGGGAACGCGGACGCCGCCGTCGAGGTGGCGTTCAGCGGCCAGGACCGCGTCGTCGACGTCGGGCTGGCCGAGTTCACGTCGCCCGACGGCGTCGCGACCGAGAATCCGTTCACGGTCGTCGCGGGCGTCGGCGTCGACGCCGCCATGATCGCGAACACCAACCCCTTCCTCAAAGAGCGGTTCGGCTGGATCGCGTACATCGACGGCATCCTGCGTTCGGTCATCACCTCGAAGCCCGTGCGGTCGAAGATCGTCATCAAGAACGCCGACGGCTCGCAGGCGACCCACACCTTCGACACCCACTCGGTGCTCGTCGGCAACGTCGGCGGGCTGCCGGGCGGCGCCGAGCTGATCCCCGACGCGCAGATCGACGACGGGGTGCTCGACGTCGCGATCATGCACCCGCGCACGATCTTCGGCTGGCTGTACATCGGCCGCACGATCCTGTGGGAGAACCTCGTGCTGCGGCACACGAAGCTCGGGCGGAAGCTGCTGCGCATCCAGTCGCGGCTGTCGCCGAACGTGCTCGAGTACGCGCGGGGACCGGTGATCACCGTGAAGCTCGACTCGCCCGTCGCCGCGGAACTCGACGGCGACGAGTTCGGCGTCGCGCAGAAGGCGGTGTTCCGGAACGACCCGGGGTCGCTGATCGTGCGCGTACCGTAG
- a CDS encoding HAD family hydrolase, with protein MASPRRLLIGLDVDGTLIRLDETISPAVHEQVDRVQRLGHEVTLATGRSWETAQPILAKLGLTPEFVVCSNGALIMQRDAAEPSGYRREWVETFDPSEVLRTIRGHLPRGSYMVEDATGFRRYTEGMNDWELTGAEQVDFDQLSHFPASRVVVTAPELDNNEFLELVRAMGLNQVSYSIGWTAWLDIAPMGVNKGTAMARVRDELRIPGSDVLVAGDGRNDLEMFEWAVAGGGRAVAMGQAPDELKAVASEVTATVDEDGLARVLAAL; from the coding sequence GTGGCATCCCCGCGCCGCCTGTTGATCGGCCTCGACGTCGACGGCACCCTGATCCGCCTCGACGAGACGATCTCGCCGGCGGTGCACGAGCAGGTCGACCGGGTGCAGCGCCTCGGCCACGAGGTCACGCTCGCGACCGGCCGCAGCTGGGAGACCGCGCAGCCGATCCTCGCGAAGCTCGGCCTCACGCCCGAGTTCGTCGTGTGCTCCAACGGCGCGCTCATCATGCAGCGCGATGCGGCAGAGCCGAGCGGCTATCGCCGCGAATGGGTCGAGACCTTCGACCCGAGCGAGGTGCTGCGCACCATTCGCGGCCATCTGCCGCGCGGCAGCTACATGGTCGAGGATGCGACGGGCTTCCGCCGGTACACCGAGGGCATGAACGACTGGGAGCTCACGGGCGCTGAGCAGGTCGACTTCGACCAGCTCTCGCACTTCCCCGCGAGCCGCGTCGTCGTGACCGCGCCCGAGCTCGACAACAACGAGTTCCTCGAGCTCGTGCGCGCCATGGGGCTCAACCAGGTGTCCTACTCGATCGGCTGGACGGCCTGGCTCGACATCGCGCCCATGGGCGTCAACAAGGGCACCGCGATGGCGCGGGTACGAGATGAATTGCGGATTCCCGGGTCAGACGTCCTCGTCGCGGGCGACGGGCGCAATGACCTCGAGATGTTCGAGTGGGCCGTCGCGGGCGGCGGCCGCGCGGTCGCCATGGGGCAGGCGCCCGATGAGTTGAAGGCGGTCGCGAGCGAGGTCACCGCGACCGTCGACGAGGACGGCCTGGCGAGGGTTCTCGCGGCGCTCTGA
- a CDS encoding sensor histidine kinase encodes MLIAISALALAHPVTKLFRSLLVRWCGLRLPNGFRALPEPVQLSTGYWWNGRSYERTRSDAESDLRLSRVLERAYWREVRWVLGPALVVAIVSGFPAYALFGAAILIASVTAPGIAAGVAVAAASLALAPFAWRATRPVAARWLTPGRSAAESQAQRADLTAAHDAEIRRIERDLHDGAQARLVAVGIDLATAERLLEREPDRARELLKLARAGTANSLEDLRGLVRGVYPPVLVERGFVAAVRAVALDSPVPIEVVAPDGLRLPSPVEATLYFGVVEALANMAKYSDAARGSVIVREEPGHVAVIVRDDGRGGAMIVAGGGLDGVRRRAGAFDGTLDVTSPSGGPTEITVRMPCALL; translated from the coding sequence GTGCTCATCGCAATCTCTGCGCTTGCGCTTGCGCACCCGGTCACCAAGTTGTTCCGCAGCCTGCTGGTTCGCTGGTGCGGGCTGAGGTTGCCGAACGGCTTCCGGGCACTTCCTGAACCGGTGCAGCTGTCGACCGGCTATTGGTGGAACGGCAGATCGTACGAACGAACGCGCTCCGACGCGGAATCCGACCTGCGACTCAGCCGTGTGCTTGAGCGAGCGTACTGGCGAGAGGTGCGATGGGTTCTCGGACCAGCGCTCGTCGTGGCTATCGTGTCCGGGTTCCCGGCCTACGCGCTGTTCGGCGCTGCCATCTTGATCGCATCGGTGACGGCGCCAGGTATCGCAGCTGGCGTCGCGGTTGCGGCCGCGTCGCTCGCTCTCGCACCATTCGCGTGGCGAGCCACACGCCCGGTCGCCGCGCGCTGGCTCACGCCTGGGCGGTCAGCGGCCGAGTCGCAGGCGCAGCGCGCGGACCTCACAGCCGCGCACGATGCCGAGATTCGCCGGATCGAGCGAGATCTGCACGACGGCGCGCAGGCTCGGCTCGTGGCAGTCGGAATCGACCTCGCGACGGCGGAACGTCTGCTTGAGCGCGAACCGGACCGCGCGAGAGAACTGCTGAAGCTCGCGCGCGCAGGCACTGCGAATTCGCTTGAGGACCTTCGCGGCCTCGTACGCGGGGTGTATCCGCCCGTCCTCGTCGAGCGCGGCTTCGTCGCCGCTGTGCGAGCGGTCGCGCTCGACTCCCCGGTCCCGATCGAGGTGGTGGCGCCTGACGGCTTGCGGTTGCCGTCGCCTGTCGAGGCCACGCTCTATTTCGGCGTCGTTGAGGCCCTTGCCAATATGGCGAAGTATTCGGATGCAGCGCGTGGCAGTGTCATCGTGCGCGAAGAGCCCGGCCATGTCGCTGTGATCGTCCGCGACGACGGCCGCGGCGGAGCGATGATCGTCGCCGGTGGAGGGCTCGACGGTGTTCGTCGGCGAGCCGGGGCCTTCGATGGAACCCTTGACGTGACCAGCCCGTCGGGCGGTCCCACTGAGATCACCGTAAGGATGCCGTGCGCGTTGTTGTAG
- a CDS encoding response regulator transcription factor has translation MRVVVAEDQYLLRDGLVRLLESFGHEVVATATSGPEATRALLMHRPDVAVIDVRMPPSNTDEGLAAALAARREVPGLPVLVLSQHVEQLYARELIADDTGGVGYLLKDRVFDAEQFVDALERVAAGATVLDPVVVSKLFATPVSTSRLAVLTERERSILALMAEGLSNQSIARALHLSEGAVSKYTTTTFEKLGLGKDDGANRRVLAVLAYLSGA, from the coding sequence GTGCGCGTTGTTGTAGCCGAGGACCAGTACCTTCTCCGCGACGGTCTTGTCCGTCTGCTCGAGTCTTTCGGCCATGAAGTCGTTGCCACCGCCACCTCGGGGCCAGAGGCAACCCGAGCGCTGCTCATGCACCGTCCGGATGTCGCCGTGATCGACGTGCGGATGCCGCCGAGCAACACGGACGAAGGCCTTGCCGCAGCTCTTGCTGCGAGACGCGAGGTGCCCGGTCTCCCTGTCCTCGTCCTCTCGCAGCACGTCGAGCAGTTGTATGCGCGCGAGTTGATCGCGGATGACACAGGCGGCGTGGGCTATCTGCTCAAGGATCGCGTCTTCGACGCCGAGCAGTTCGTGGACGCGCTCGAACGCGTGGCAGCCGGGGCGACTGTATTGGACCCGGTGGTCGTTTCGAAGCTCTTCGCAACACCGGTGAGCACATCGCGGCTGGCGGTGCTGACTGAGCGTGAGCGGTCGATCCTGGCGCTCATGGCGGAGGGACTCTCGAATCAGTCGATCGCTCGAGCGCTTCATCTCAGCGAGGGAGCAGTGAGCAAGTACACAACAACGACCTTTGAGAAGCTCGGACTCGGCAAAGATGACGGGGCGAACCGACGCGTCCTCGCGGTGCTGGCCTACCTGAGCGGCGCATGA